From Streptomyces sp. Edi4, one genomic window encodes:
- a CDS encoding ricin-type beta-trefoil lectin domain protein: protein MTRTRHRLRRTLAAAAAVAAAFGGMAAGAATAQAAAAPAVQSTPLPPDLEKIRAAEATQLYGDPAERPMADRRTGLISLGDSEISGEGVGTYEAGTNGPDNWCHRSPDSAIHRTGIPADETYNVACSGAYTGNIRIGGTKQYADELVQSDSLAIKARNTRIKMVLLVAGANDDLQFGPVMTDCVERYLLLQGPCQSKYQPGWQARVDALVPKVEATVSDLKTVMRDAGYADGSYKLVVMGYPSPIGPDFHDNPSFPGKLVCGGLGYDSDTVWGRDTAVPAFEVGMRKAAEATGATYLDDSRLFNGHEVCMEDTWARGLYIDVSKPGLPDANSVRQSFHPNYRGHGAFASCLTQLYNSGAKEGSCADPASTGSPTLYPLAWDDAYRPLKNEATGSCADVTASSSANGTAVIGWDCHGGRNQGWWYDDGRKSVHTQLTQDRCLDVPGANYTAGAQLIIWNCSGAANQEWVRASGTLRPAAATSLCATLGAAKDPLTLRPCDGTASQRFA, encoded by the coding sequence ATGACGCGCACCAGGCACAGACTTCGCCGCACGCTCGCGGCCGCCGCGGCCGTGGCGGCCGCGTTCGGGGGCATGGCGGCGGGCGCGGCCACCGCGCAGGCCGCCGCCGCGCCGGCCGTCCAGTCCACCCCGCTCCCGCCCGACCTGGAGAAGATCCGGGCGGCGGAGGCCACCCAGCTCTACGGCGATCCCGCCGAGCGGCCCATGGCCGACCGCAGGACGGGCCTGATCTCGCTCGGCGACAGCGAGATCTCCGGCGAGGGCGTCGGCACCTACGAGGCCGGCACCAACGGGCCCGACAACTGGTGCCACCGCTCGCCCGACTCCGCGATCCACCGCACCGGCATCCCGGCCGACGAGACGTACAACGTGGCCTGCTCGGGCGCGTACACCGGCAACATCAGGATCGGCGGGACCAAGCAGTACGCCGACGAACTCGTGCAGAGCGACAGCCTCGCCATCAAGGCCCGCAACACCCGGATCAAAATGGTGCTCCTGGTCGCGGGCGCCAACGACGATCTCCAGTTCGGCCCGGTCATGACCGACTGCGTCGAGCGCTATCTGCTGCTCCAGGGCCCGTGCCAGTCCAAATACCAGCCCGGCTGGCAGGCCCGGGTCGACGCGCTGGTGCCCAAGGTCGAGGCGACCGTGAGTGACCTCAAGACCGTGATGCGCGACGCGGGGTACGCCGACGGCTCCTACAAGCTCGTCGTGATGGGCTACCCGAGCCCCATCGGCCCCGACTTCCACGACAACCCGTCCTTCCCCGGCAAGCTCGTCTGCGGCGGCCTCGGCTACGACTCCGACACCGTGTGGGGCCGCGACACGGCGGTGCCCGCCTTCGAGGTCGGCATGCGCAAGGCCGCCGAGGCCACCGGCGCGACCTACCTGGACGACTCGCGGCTCTTCAACGGCCACGAGGTCTGCATGGAGGACACCTGGGCCAGGGGCCTCTACATCGACGTCTCCAAGCCGGGCCTGCCGGACGCCAACTCCGTGCGCCAGTCCTTCCACCCCAACTACCGGGGTCACGGCGCCTTCGCCTCCTGTCTCACCCAGCTCTACAACTCCGGCGCCAAGGAAGGCAGTTGCGCCGACCCCGCCTCCACGGGCAGCCCCACCCTCTACCCGCTCGCCTGGGACGACGCCTACCGGCCGCTGAAGAACGAGGCCACCGGGAGCTGCGCCGACGTCACCGCCTCCAGCAGCGCCAACGGCACGGCCGTCATCGGCTGGGACTGCCACGGCGGACGCAACCAGGGCTGGTGGTACGACGACGGCCGCAAGTCGGTGCACACCCAGCTCACCCAGGACCGCTGCCTGGACGTGCCGGGGGCGAACTACACCGCCGGTGCCCAGCTGATCATCTGGAACTGCTCGGGCGCGGCCAACCAGGAGTGGGTGCGCGCCTCGGGCACCCTGCGCCCGGCCGCGGCCACCAGCCTGTGCGCCACCCTCGGCGCCGCCAAGGACCCGCTCACCCTGCGCCCCTGTGACGGCACCGCGAGCCAGCGCTTCGCCTGA